The region CAGGCGCGTTGCCTCGCCGACGTGCTGGCGGGGGTACGGGACCGGGGCTGGGTGCACCACGTGCCCCGGCTGATGGTGCTCGGCAACTACGCGGTGCAGCGCGGTTGGCGCCCGTCGGAGCTGGTCGACTGGTTCCACCGGTCGTTCGTCGACGGCCACGAGTGGGCGTTGACGGCCAACGTCGCCGGCATGAGCCAGTACGCCGACCCGGGCCAGCTGAGCACGAAGCCGTACACGGCCGGTGGCTCGTACGTCAACCGGATGAGCGACTACTGCGGCGGCTGCCGGTACGACCCGAAGCGGCGGCTGGGCGAGGACGCGTGCCCGTACACCGCCGGGCACTGGGTCTTTCTCGACCGTAATCGGGAGCGCCTGCCCGGCAACGCGCGGATGGCCCGCAGCCTGCACCAGCTCGACCGGCTCGACAACGTGCCGGCGGTCCGGGAGCAGGAGCGGCGGCGCGGCTCCACGGCCCCGTGACGCGGGACCGGGGAGCCGACGGTGAGTGCTGTTACTCGGTCGGGTCGGAGGTGGGGCTCTGCCGGGCGGGCGCGTAACGCGGCACGTACTCCTGGCCGGTGAGCCGCTGGATCTCCGCCATCAGCTCGTCGGTGACCTCGCGCAACGAGGTGCGGTCGTCTTGTCGCCCGCTGACGTCGATCGGCTTGCCGAACCGGATCACCACGCCGCGCACGTGCGGCCTCGGCACCCGTACGCCGATCGGCTGGACCCGGTCGGTGCCGATCATGCCGACCGGGATGATCGGCACGCCGGCCGCCATCGCCAGCCGGGCCGTGCCGGTACGCCCCCGGTAGAGCCGCCCGTCGGGTGACCTCGTCCCCTCGGGGTAGATCGCCACCAGTTCACCGGAACGCAGCACCGGGATCGCCCCGTCGAACGCCGACAGGGCGGCCCGCCCGCCGCCGCGTTCGACCCGGATCGCCCCCAGCCCGCCGATCACCGAGCGGCTCAGCCAGCCCCGGAACCCGGTCCCGGTGAAATACTCGGCCTTGGCCCAGAAGGAGATGTGCCGGGGCACCACCGAGCCGAGGAAGAGTTCGTCGGCGACCGAGAGGTGGTTGCCCGCGATGATCGCGCCGCCGGTGGCGGGAACGTTCTCCAGCCCCTCGATGGTGGGACGCCAGACCACGTTCATTGCCGTTCCGACGGTGATTTTGCCGACGGTGTAGAGCAGCGGCACGCGGCCTCCCCTGGTCAGCGCCCGGGCCCACCGGTCGCGGCGGCCCTCGCCGCCGCACCGATGGTAGGCCAGAGGCGCTCCGACTTCAGCATCGCCAGCGTTCCATCTCACCCTGCGCTGGCCAGGGCCCGGTCCGCCGGGCCGGGAAGGGCCACTTCGATGTACGAAGCGGCGCCCTCCCCGTCCCCACGGTCCCGCCGGTTCAGCGTCAGACCCGCCGCACGGTCACCGCGATCAGCGTCAGACCCGCCGCACGGTCACCGCGATCAGCGTCAGACCCGCCGCACGGTCACCGCGATCAGCGTCAGACCCGCCGCACGGTCACCGCCACCGGCTCGCCCTCGCCGACCTCGCCGGTGAAGGCGTCGGGCGGCAGTTGCCCGTCGGCGGTGGTGAGCGCGATCGCGTCGGCGAGCACCTCCGCCGCCACGAAGTCGCGGTACGCCTCGACCGCCGCCACCACCTCCGGCGACGCCGTCAACGCCACCTCGATCCGGTCCGACACGTCCAGGTCGGCCGCCCGGCGGGCCTGCTGCACCACCCGTACGACGTCACGGGCCAGGCCCTCGGCGGCGAGTTCGGCGGTGACCGTGGTGTCCAGCACCACCACCCCCTCGCCGCCCGGCAGTGGGGCCGAGTGCTCCACGTCGGCGGCGACCAGGCGCAGCTCGTACTCGCCTTCGGCGAGGGTGACCCCGGCGGCCACCGGCGCACCGTCGACCAGGGACCAGTCGCCCGCCTTGACCGCCTTGATCACCGTCTGCACCTGGCCACCGACGCGCGGGCCGAGTGCCCTCGGCACCACCGTG is a window of Micromonospora sp. NBC_01699 DNA encoding:
- a CDS encoding lysophospholipid acyltransferase family protein → MPLLYTVGKITVGTAMNVVWRPTIEGLENVPATGGAIIAGNHLSVADELFLGSVVPRHISFWAKAEYFTGTGFRGWLSRSVIGGLGAIRVERGGGRAALSAFDGAIPVLRSGELVAIYPEGTRSPDGRLYRGRTGTARLAMAAGVPIIPVGMIGTDRVQPIGVRVPRPHVRGVVIRFGKPIDVSGRQDDRTSLREVTDELMAEIQRLTGQEYVPRYAPARQSPTSDPTE